One Pelodiscus sinensis isolate JC-2024 chromosome 24, ASM4963464v1, whole genome shotgun sequence DNA segment encodes these proteins:
- the LOC142819470 gene encoding trypsin-like: MQLLILAVLVAGAAAAALQGGERIVPGGKPCIPGSRPYQVALVKDGHIHCGGSLVEKKWVLTAAHCNKDLGSVRVHLGDYDLQTYEGTEQFRRVKNIIVHPEYNRRPRDNDFMLLELDEPAELNSNVKTIGLATQCPAPGTKCTVSGWGTVTTPELKLTPILQCADIYSISEDRCKESYKDLITENMLCAGVEEGGRSSCEGDSGGPLVCNGMLHGVVSWGTAVCAQRGYPGVYANVCKAVQWVRDTIRDRPT; the protein is encoded by the exons ATGCAGCTCCTGATCCTCGCCGTGCTGGTCGCCGGGGCAGCGGCAG CAGCCTTACAGGGAGGGGAACGCATAGTCCCTGGTGGGAAGCCCTGCatccctggctcccggccctacCAGGTGGCTCTCGTGAAGGACGGCCACATCCACTGCGGCGGGAGCCTGGTAGAGAAGAAGTGGGTGTTGACTGCCGCGCACTGCAACAAAGACCTCGG GTCAGTGCGGGTACATCTGGGAGATTATGACCTGCAGACGTACGAAGGCACAGAACAGTTTCGAAGAGTTAAAAATATCATCGTGCACCCGGAGTATAATCGCCGCCCCCGGGACAATGACTTCATGCTCCTGGAGTTGGATGAACCGGCTGAACTCAATAGCAACGTGAAAACAATCGGCCTGGCGACCCAGTGTCCTGCGCCTGGAACAAAGTGCACCGTGTCAGGATGGGGCACCGTCACGACCCCCGAAC TGAAGCTCACCCCCATCTTACAGTGCGCAGATATCTACAGTATCAGCGAGGACAGGTGCAAGGAGAGTTACAAGGACTTGATCACAGAGAACATGCTCTGCGCCGGCGTGGAAGAGGGCGGGAGAAGCTCATGCGAG GGTGATTCCGGAGGCCCACTGGTCTGTAATGGGATGCTGCATGGCGTGGTCTCCTGGGGAACAGCCGTCTGTGCCCAGCGGGGATATCCTGGGGTCTACGCCAATGTCTGCAAAGCCGTCCAGTGGGTGAGGGACACCATAAGGGACAGGCCCACCTAA